From a single Pseudochaenichthys georgianus unplaced genomic scaffold, fPseGeo1.2 scaffold_1839_arrow_ctg1, whole genome shotgun sequence genomic region:
- the mllt11 gene encoding protein AF1q, whose translation MQKSKSEYESFVFWKALLPEIDLSELSDPSGGAEPAGSAAGKERKREEEGEMKEFSSFTYWRAPIGDVDSLLADLLL comes from the exons ATGCAGAAGTCTAAGAGCGAGTACGAGTCCTTCGTCTTCTGGAAGGCGCTGCTGCCAGAGATCGACCTATCGGAGCTCTCGGATCCGAGCGGGGGGGCGGAGCCAGCCGGGAGCGCCGCCGGGAAGGAGAGGAAACGGGAAGAGGAA GGCGAGATGAAGGAGTTTTCCTCCTTTACTTACTGGAGAGCTCCGATCGGAGACGTGGACTCGCTGCTGGCCGACCTGCTGCTCTGA